Proteins co-encoded in one Stutzerimonas stutzeri genomic window:
- a CDS encoding DUF4142 domain-containing protein — protein MTTKAFLSGTAAVLFGVAANFALAADGENFVDEASAKGMAEIETAKLALDKGTAQDVKTFAQKMIDDHTKSNQQLAKLAGQHDDLEMSDEATLMDKAKAMILKLRDGENFDQAYANNQVVAHEQTIELYRDYVKDGENAELKQFAESTLKELEQHLQHAQELASKHGSKQ, from the coding sequence ATGACGACCAAAGCTTTCCTATCGGGTACCGCAGCAGTGCTGTTCGGCGTAGCGGCGAACTTCGCGCTGGCCGCAGACGGTGAAAACTTCGTCGACGAGGCCTCGGCCAAAGGCATGGCAGAAATAGAAACCGCCAAGCTCGCGCTGGACAAGGGCACTGCCCAGGACGTCAAGACCTTTGCGCAGAAGATGATCGACGACCACACCAAATCGAATCAGCAGCTCGCCAAACTGGCCGGTCAGCATGACGACCTGGAAATGTCAGACGAGGCGACGCTGATGGACAAGGCCAAGGCCATGATCCTCAAGTTGCGTGATGGCGAGAACTTCGATCAGGCCTACGCCAACAACCAGGTGGTGGCCCACGAGCAAACCATCGAGCTGTATCGCGACTACGTGAAAGACGGTGAGAACGCGGAGCTCAAGCAATTCGCCGAGTCGACACTCAAGGAGCTGGAACAGCACCTGCAACACGCGCAAGAGCTGGCATCCAAGCACGGCAGCAAGCAGTAA
- a CDS encoding enoyl-CoA hydratase encodes MSNTAVEPYKSGVFDLTHKLTVEKHGHTALITINHPPANTWDRESLIGLKQVVEHLNHDDEVYALVISGQGEKFFSAGADLKLFADGDRARAHEMAKRFGEAFEALREFRGVSIAAINGFALGGGLECALACDIRIAEQQAQLGLPEASVGLLPCAGGTQALAWLVGEGWAKRMILCGERVNAETALRIGLVEQVVEPGEARGHALLMASRVARQSPVAVRTIKPLIDAMHSRGPAQQASAEREAFVGLFEAQDTLEGVNAFLEKREPRWRNC; translated from the coding sequence ATGAGCAACACCGCCGTTGAACCGTACAAGTCGGGTGTCTTCGACCTGACCCACAAGCTGACCGTGGAAAAGCACGGCCACACCGCGCTGATCACCATCAACCATCCACCGGCCAACACCTGGGATCGTGAGTCGCTGATCGGCCTCAAGCAGGTTGTCGAGCACCTGAACCATGACGACGAGGTCTATGCACTGGTCATCAGCGGTCAGGGCGAGAAGTTTTTCAGCGCCGGAGCCGACCTCAAGCTCTTCGCCGACGGCGATCGGGCGCGCGCGCATGAGATGGCCAAGCGCTTCGGCGAAGCCTTCGAGGCGCTGCGCGAATTTCGCGGCGTGTCGATCGCGGCAATCAATGGCTTCGCCCTCGGCGGCGGCCTGGAATGCGCCCTGGCGTGCGATATCCGCATTGCCGAACAGCAGGCGCAGCTCGGCCTGCCGGAAGCATCGGTCGGATTATTGCCCTGCGCCGGCGGCACCCAGGCGTTGGCCTGGCTGGTCGGCGAAGGCTGGGCAAAACGGATGATTCTCTGTGGCGAGCGCGTCAACGCAGAGACCGCGTTGCGGATCGGCCTGGTGGAGCAGGTCGTCGAACCAGGCGAAGCGCGCGGCCACGCCCTGCTGATGGCGTCTCGCGTTGCGCGCCAAAGCCCTGTCGCGGTGCGCACCATCAAGCCCCTGATCGATGCGATGCACAGCCGCGGCCCAGCGCAACAGGCTTCGGCCGAGCGCGAGGCGTTCGTCGGTCTGTTCGAGGCGCAGGATACGCTGGAGGGCGTTAACGCATTCCTGGAAAAACGCGAGCCGCGCTGGAGGAACTGCTAG
- the rsxC gene encoding electron transport complex subunit RsxC, producing MTSLNVWDIHGGIHPPERKELSNRAPVQRPPLPAKLVVPLAQHLGAPAEPCVTLGERVLKGQKIAEASGFVSAPVHAPTSGIVSYIGPQPYPHVSGMLSTAIVIDSDGQDEWTELRPQADYRTLPTDRLLEIIRQAGISGLGGAGFPTAVKLTAPPSQKIRTLIINGTECEPYITADDLLMRERATELVAGIEILTHLIQAERVLIGIEDNKPEAIEAVRAAVGQRDFQIKVFPTKYPSGGEKQLIQILTGEEVPSGGLPADIGMLCQNVGTCVAIHDAVLLGKPLISRITTLTGEALARPMNVEALIGTPVAELLAFAGLDSGKLNRLIMGGPMMGFTLPSMDVPLVKTTNCLLATTLAELPPPPPALPCIRCGECAEACPANLLPQQLHFFALGQEHEQLKAYNLFDCIECGACAYVCPSSIPLVQYYRAAKGEIRALEQKQQKAEHSKQRFELRQERLRRAEEQKEADRKARAERAARAKAAQSDASTTVSLDDPLARVQANKTGLSDEQKKLKIEASMAQVALKKAEKQLATHATAELEAQVAELREAAAAAQKALDEALALAPPPAAAPAQANDEAAKKAKIEAAMLRAQLRKLEKLESPDTEQQAELSRLQSQLAAAEQALAEAQNSVTSAAPAKPASDEAVKKAKIEAAMLRAQLRKLEKLESPDTEQQAELSRLQSQLAAAERALAAAQNSTTTAPTKPAGDEALKKAKIEAAMLRAQLRKLEKLESPDTEQQAELSRLQSQLAAAERALAEAQNSTTTAPTKPAGDEALKKAKIEAAMLRAQLRKLEKLESPDTEQQAELSHLQSQLATAEQALAEAQNSATTAAPAMPASDEALKKAKIELAMKRAELKKAEKAGAEDAELSKLRDGLASAEQALHEAEAQCGKPEPELVRQEKRPVDEQTRTLKTEVAYARADLRKLERDPASDANAVEAAQARLAEAERKLQAHTDSLGTQAPLA from the coding sequence ATGACTTCGCTGAACGTCTGGGATATCCACGGCGGCATTCATCCACCGGAGCGCAAGGAACTGTCCAACCGCGCGCCAGTACAGCGGCCGCCATTGCCGGCGAAACTGGTGGTGCCGCTGGCCCAGCATCTCGGCGCGCCTGCCGAACCCTGCGTCACGCTTGGCGAGCGCGTACTCAAAGGGCAGAAGATCGCAGAGGCCAGCGGCTTCGTCAGCGCGCCGGTACATGCACCCACCTCCGGTATCGTCAGCTACATCGGGCCACAACCCTACCCCCATGTGTCGGGCATGCTCAGCACCGCCATCGTCATCGACAGCGATGGCCAGGACGAATGGACCGAACTGCGACCGCAGGCCGATTACCGGACCCTGCCGACCGACAGGTTGCTGGAGATTATTCGTCAGGCCGGAATCAGCGGCCTCGGCGGCGCCGGGTTCCCGACGGCGGTCAAGCTGACCGCCCCGCCCAGCCAGAAGATCCGCACGCTGATCATCAACGGGACCGAATGCGAACCCTATATCACCGCCGATGACCTGTTGATGCGCGAACGGGCCACGGAGCTCGTCGCTGGTATCGAGATACTGACCCACCTGATCCAGGCCGAGCGGGTGCTGATCGGCATCGAGGACAACAAGCCCGAAGCCATCGAAGCCGTACGCGCGGCAGTTGGCCAACGTGACTTTCAGATCAAGGTCTTCCCCACCAAGTACCCCTCCGGTGGAGAAAAGCAGCTGATCCAGATCCTCACCGGAGAAGAAGTCCCCAGCGGTGGTCTCCCGGCAGACATCGGTATGCTCTGCCAGAACGTCGGTACCTGTGTCGCCATTCATGACGCGGTACTACTGGGCAAACCGCTGATCTCGCGAATCACCACGCTGACCGGCGAAGCGCTGGCACGCCCGATGAACGTCGAGGCACTGATCGGCACCCCGGTAGCCGAGCTGCTCGCCTTTGCGGGGCTCGACAGCGGCAAGCTCAACCGCCTGATCATGGGCGGGCCGATGATGGGCTTCACCCTGCCATCGATGGACGTGCCGCTGGTCAAGACCACCAACTGCCTGCTCGCCACGACCCTGGCCGAATTGCCTCCGCCGCCTCCTGCACTGCCCTGTATTCGCTGTGGCGAGTGCGCCGAGGCTTGTCCGGCCAACCTGCTACCGCAACAGCTGCATTTCTTCGCGCTGGGCCAGGAGCACGAGCAGCTCAAGGCATACAACCTGTTCGACTGTATCGAATGCGGCGCCTGCGCCTACGTCTGCCCGTCGAGCATTCCTCTGGTGCAGTACTACCGCGCCGCCAAGGGCGAAATTCGCGCGTTGGAACAAAAACAGCAGAAAGCCGAACATTCCAAGCAGCGTTTCGAGCTGCGCCAGGAACGCCTGCGGCGTGCCGAAGAACAGAAGGAAGCGGATCGCAAGGCCCGGGCCGAACGCGCCGCTCGCGCCAAGGCGGCCCAGTCCGATGCCAGCACGACCGTCAGCCTGGACGACCCACTCGCCCGGGTGCAGGCGAACAAGACCGGGCTGTCGGATGAGCAGAAAAAGCTCAAGATCGAAGCGAGCATGGCCCAGGTCGCCCTGAAGAAAGCAGAGAAGCAACTCGCCACTCATGCGACTGCCGAGCTCGAAGCCCAGGTCGCCGAGCTGCGCGAGGCCGCCGCGGCAGCGCAGAAGGCACTGGACGAGGCCCTGGCGCTCGCGCCGCCGCCAGCGGCCGCCCCCGCTCAGGCCAACGACGAGGCTGCCAAGAAAGCCAAGATCGAAGCCGCCATGCTCCGCGCGCAACTGCGCAAGCTGGAGAAGCTGGAAAGTCCCGATACCGAGCAGCAGGCCGAGCTGAGCCGGCTTCAAAGCCAACTCGCCGCCGCCGAGCAGGCCCTGGCGGAAGCGCAGAACAGCGTAACCAGCGCGGCGCCCGCCAAGCCCGCCAGTGACGAGGCCGTGAAGAAAGCCAAGATCGAGGCCGCCATGCTCCGCGCGCAACTGCGCAAGCTGGAGAAGCTGGAAAGCCCAGATACCGAGCAGCAGGCCGAGCTGAGCCGCCTTCAAAGCCAACTCGCCGCCGCCGAACGAGCCCTGGCAGCAGCCCAGAACAGCACAACCACTGCGCCCACCAAGCCCGCCGGTGACGAGGCGTTGAAGAAAGCCAAGATCGAGGCCGCCATGCTCCGCGCGCAACTGCGCAAGCTGGAGAAGCTGGAAAGCCCCGATACCGAGCAGCAGGCCGAGCTGAGCCGCCTTCAAAGCCAGCTCGCCGCCGCCGAACGAGCCCTGGCAGAAGCACAGAACAGCACAACCACTGCGCCCACCAAGCCCGCCGGTGACGAGGCCTTGAAGAAAGCCAAGATCGAGGCCGCCATGCTCCGCGCGCAACTGCGCAAGCTGGAGAAGCTGGAAAGCCCCGATACCGAGCAACAGGCCGAGCTGAGCCACCTTCAATCCCAACTCGCTACCGCCGAGCAGGCCCTGGCGGAAGCACAAAACAGCGCAACCACTGCGGCGCCCGCCATGCCCGCCAGTGATGAGGCGTTGAAAAAGGCCAAGATCGAACTGGCAATGAAGCGAGCCGAGCTGAAAAAAGCCGAAAAGGCCGGCGCTGAAGATGCCGAACTGAGCAAGCTTCGCGATGGCCTGGCCAGCGCCGAGCAGGCGTTGCACGAGGCCGAAGCGCAGTGCGGCAAGCCGGAGCCGGAGCTGGTTCGGCAAGAGAAACGCCCGGTGGACGAGCAGACCCGCACGCTGAAAACCGAAGTCGCCTATGCGCGCGCGGACCTGCGCAAACTGGAACGCGATCCAGCCAGCGACGCCAACGCGGTCGAGGCCGCCCAGGCACGACTGGCCGAAGCCGAACGCAAACTGCAGGCACATACCGATTCGTTAGGGACGCAAGCGCCGCTGGCGTGA
- a CDS encoding RnfABCDGE type electron transport complex subunit D, translating to MALPRITSPHTKGNNRTQRVMLLVLAATLPGVVALTWLYGTGTLINLLWASVVALAVEALVLNVRRRPVGFFLRDGSALVTAVLLALALPPYSPWWLTLIATGTAIMLGKQLYGGLGQNPFNPAMIGYVVVLVSFPVEMTTWPVPHSVGVGAGLQHILGIASLPDGWTQATALDVLKINKSLTVDELWANPAFGHFGGIGSEVVNLAFLAGGLFLLHKRLFSWHAPVGMLAALTVMSLVFWNGSGSDSHGSPLFHLLSGATMLGAFFIVTDPVSGATSNQGRLIFGAGVGVLVYVIRAWGGYPDAVAFAVLLMNLAAPTIDYYTRPRTYGHRKAERGFKLGE from the coding sequence ATGGCCCTGCCCCGCATTACCTCACCACATACCAAGGGTAACAACCGGACCCAGCGGGTCATGTTGCTGGTGCTGGCCGCCACGTTGCCAGGCGTCGTCGCGCTGACCTGGCTGTATGGCACCGGCACCTTGATCAATCTGCTCTGGGCGAGTGTCGTTGCGCTGGCCGTCGAGGCACTTGTTCTCAACGTTCGACGCCGCCCGGTCGGGTTCTTTCTGCGCGACGGCAGCGCATTGGTCACCGCTGTGCTACTGGCCTTGGCACTGCCGCCGTACTCGCCCTGGTGGCTGACGCTAATCGCGACAGGTACCGCCATCATGCTTGGCAAGCAGCTCTATGGTGGCCTGGGCCAGAACCCCTTCAACCCTGCGATGATCGGCTACGTCGTGGTACTGGTGTCCTTCCCGGTGGAAATGACCACCTGGCCGGTACCGCACAGCGTCGGCGTTGGCGCTGGATTGCAGCATATTCTGGGTATCGCCTCGCTGCCCGACGGTTGGACCCAGGCCACGGCGCTCGATGTTTTGAAGATCAACAAGAGCCTCACCGTCGACGAGCTCTGGGCCAACCCTGCTTTCGGTCACTTCGGCGGTATCGGCTCGGAAGTGGTGAATCTGGCGTTCCTGGCCGGAGGCCTGTTCCTTTTACACAAGCGGCTTTTCAGCTGGCACGCACCGGTCGGCATGCTCGCGGCACTGACCGTCATGAGCCTGGTGTTCTGGAACGGCTCGGGGTCGGATAGCCACGGCTCGCCACTGTTTCATCTGCTCAGCGGGGCAACGATGCTGGGTGCGTTCTTCATCGTCACCGATCCTGTGAGCGGCGCCACCAGCAACCAGGGTCGCCTGATCTTCGGTGCGGGCGTCGGTGTGCTGGTCTACGTCATCCGTGCCTGGGGCGGTTATCCGGACGCCGTCGCGTTCGCCGTGCTGCTGATGAATCTGGCCGCCCCCACCATCGATTACTACACCCGCCCGCGCACCTACGGCCATCGCAAGGCCGAGCGCGGCTTCAAGCTGGGCGAATGA
- the rsxG gene encoding electron transport complex subunit RsxG, giving the protein MILPELSRSMLKNSLVLGLFAVVTVGAVTLLQQFTAERIQASERAAQLRALNEILPRDSYDNALLDSSIEVHDPLLGTRKPQAAYIAKKDGEPNAIILQAIAPDGYGGAIQLLVGIWADGRIAGVRVVAHRETPGLGDKIELAKSPWIRSFDNRSLNAPDESGWAVKKDRGEFDQFAGATITPRAVVGAVHRALQYFEAHKAELLHASGSPTPADETLDEHVEPAPVTTHSRAGAAATRDALRIDEPPPAQKGQTP; this is encoded by the coding sequence ATGATCCTTCCTGAACTCAGCCGCTCGATGCTCAAGAACAGCCTGGTCCTCGGCCTGTTCGCCGTGGTGACGGTCGGCGCGGTAACCCTGCTGCAGCAATTCACCGCCGAGCGCATCCAGGCATCCGAGCGCGCGGCCCAGCTGCGTGCCCTGAACGAGATTCTGCCGCGCGACAGCTACGACAATGCGCTGCTGGACAGCAGCATCGAGGTGCACGATCCCCTGCTTGGCACCCGTAAACCGCAAGCGGCGTACATTGCCAAGAAGGACGGCGAGCCCAACGCGATCATTCTGCAGGCCATCGCCCCGGACGGCTACGGCGGCGCGATACAGTTGCTGGTCGGCATCTGGGCTGACGGACGCATCGCCGGCGTGCGCGTGGTCGCGCACCGAGAGACACCCGGTCTGGGCGACAAGATCGAGCTGGCCAAGAGCCCCTGGATTCGCAGCTTCGACAATCGCTCACTGAACGCCCCCGACGAGTCCGGCTGGGCCGTGAAGAAGGATCGCGGTGAGTTCGATCAGTTCGCCGGCGCCACCATTACCCCGCGCGCCGTGGTCGGCGCGGTGCATCGAGCCCTGCAATACTTCGAGGCGCACAAGGCCGAACTCCTCCATGCCAGCGGCAGCCCGACACCCGCTGACGAGACGCTCGACGAGCACGTCGAACCGGCGCCGGTGACCACTCATTCACGCGCGGGCGCCGCAGCCACCCGCGACGCGTTGCGAATCGACGAGCCGCCGCCCGCACAGAAAGGTCAGACACCATGA
- a CDS encoding substrate-binding protein gives MKRSILLALGLGFCLAAEAADPITLGLNYPRTGSYKEEGLSQMRGALLAIDEINANGGVLGRPLKLSSRNSASRPDKAVANVDKLADEGAAMLFGGASSAVAIAAGKRAKERGLLYFGTLTYSNDTTGKDAHRYLFRECNNAWMSAQVLGQYLNEHLPNKRYFYITSDYTWGHTSESSLRQATGTQDNRQHPGIKTAFPGARLSDYRDALTQVAKSDAEVLVLVLFGEDLVRAMRIADDLGLNKRMQIAVPNLTLSMVETAGPDIMRGVLGTEPWTWRVPELEGSTIGQQFVQHYDERYQTHPSSSAASAYSIVYQWADAVTRARSLDSERVIEALEGHRYSLLKDEQQWRTFDHQNLQTVYAVKVKPREAVLKDRFKQDYFDIVHRLTGEQAAPSLAEWQAERRAAGQPLTLQ, from the coding sequence ATGAAACGGAGCATCCTGCTGGCTTTGGGGCTGGGCTTCTGCCTGGCCGCCGAAGCTGCCGACCCTATTACCCTTGGGCTCAACTATCCGCGCACCGGCAGCTACAAAGAGGAAGGGCTGTCCCAGATGCGCGGCGCACTGCTGGCAATTGACGAGATCAATGCCAACGGGGGCGTGCTGGGCCGACCTCTGAAGCTGTCGAGCCGCAACTCCGCCTCGCGCCCCGACAAGGCCGTCGCCAATGTCGACAAACTGGCCGACGAAGGCGCCGCTATGCTGTTTGGTGGCGCATCGAGCGCAGTGGCTATCGCTGCCGGCAAGCGAGCCAAGGAACGTGGGCTCCTTTATTTCGGCACCCTGACCTACTCCAACGACACCACCGGCAAGGACGCCCATCGCTACTTGTTCCGCGAGTGCAATAACGCCTGGATGAGCGCGCAGGTACTGGGGCAATACCTGAACGAACATCTGCCCAACAAACGCTATTTCTACATCACCTCCGACTACACCTGGGGCCATACCAGTGAGAGTTCGTTGCGACAGGCAACCGGCACCCAGGACAATCGCCAGCATCCGGGCATCAAGACCGCGTTTCCCGGCGCGCGCCTGTCCGATTATCGCGACGCGCTGACCCAGGTCGCCAAGAGCGATGCCGAGGTGCTGGTTCTGGTGCTTTTCGGCGAAGACCTCGTGCGCGCCATGCGGATCGCCGACGACCTGGGCCTGAACAAGAGAATGCAGATCGCGGTACCGAACCTGACACTGAGCATGGTTGAAACCGCGGGCCCCGACATCATGCGCGGCGTGCTGGGCACCGAGCCCTGGACCTGGCGCGTCCCCGAGCTCGAGGGATCGACGATCGGCCAGCAGTTCGTCCAGCACTACGACGAGCGCTACCAGACCCACCCATCCAGTTCCGCCGCCTCGGCCTATAGCATCGTCTACCAATGGGCCGATGCGGTGACGCGCGCGCGCAGCCTCGACAGCGAACGGGTCATCGAGGCCTTGGAGGGTCATCGTTACAGCCTGCTCAAGGACGAACAGCAGTGGCGCACCTTCGATCACCAGAACCTGCAGACGGTCTATGCCGTGAAGGTCAAGCCCCGCGAGGCCGTACTCAAGGACCGCTTCAAGCAGGACTATTTCGATATCGTTCATCGGCTGACCGGCGAGCAAGCGGCGCCCTCGCTGGCCGAATGGCAAGCCGAACGACGCGCAGCCGGCCAACCGCTGACGCTTCAATGA
- the rsxB gene encoding electron transport complex subunit RsxB encodes MSLVLIAVLALLALCLICGAILGFAAVRFRVEGDPIAEQINALLPQTQCGQCGYPGCKPYAEAIAGGDKINKCPPGGESTIQALADLLDVEPEPLDAAEGEVPPRVAYIREAECIGCTKCIQACPVDAIVGAAKQMHTVIVSECTGCDLCVDPCPVDCIDMIELGSNLQSWKWEQPLMPGQLIATDREQAA; translated from the coding sequence ATGAGTCTGGTGCTGATTGCCGTGCTCGCGCTTCTCGCGCTGTGCCTGATATGCGGGGCGATTCTTGGATTCGCCGCGGTGCGCTTTCGTGTCGAGGGCGATCCGATCGCCGAACAAATCAACGCATTGCTGCCGCAAACCCAGTGCGGACAGTGCGGCTATCCAGGCTGCAAACCCTACGCCGAGGCTATCGCCGGCGGTGACAAGATCAACAAATGCCCGCCCGGTGGCGAATCCACCATCCAGGCCCTGGCCGACCTGCTCGATGTCGAACCCGAGCCATTGGACGCCGCCGAGGGCGAAGTACCACCCCGGGTCGCCTACATCCGTGAAGCCGAATGCATCGGCTGCACCAAGTGCATCCAGGCCTGCCCGGTGGACGCCATCGTCGGCGCGGCCAAGCAGATGCACACGGTCATCGTCTCCGAGTGCACCGGCTGTGATCTCTGCGTTGATCCCTGCCCGGTGGACTGCATCGACATGATCGAACTGGGCAGCAACCTGCAGAGCTGGAAATGGGAACAGCCCTTGATGCCGGGCCAGCTGATCGCCACTGACCGGGAGCAGGCCGCATGA
- the rsxA gene encoding electron transport complex subunit RsxA, which produces MTELALIMVSAILVNNFVLVQFLGLCPFMGVSKKIETAIGLSLATTFVLTLAAMCSYLVQQYVLKPLDLEFLRTISFILVIAVVVQFTEMVVNKTSPLLYRVLGIFLPLITTNCIVLGVALLNANKTEFTFITATANGFAAGLGFSLVLVLFAAMRERIAIADVPKSFQGAAIGMITAGLMSLAFMGFSGLIKL; this is translated from the coding sequence ATGACCGAACTCGCCCTGATCATGGTTAGCGCCATCCTGGTCAACAACTTCGTGCTGGTGCAGTTTCTTGGTCTGTGCCCGTTCATGGGCGTTTCGAAGAAGATCGAAACCGCCATCGGCCTTTCGCTGGCCACGACCTTCGTGTTGACCCTGGCGGCCATGTGCAGCTACCTGGTCCAACAGTACGTGTTGAAACCGCTGGATCTGGAATTCCTGCGCACCATCAGTTTCATTCTGGTGATCGCCGTGGTGGTTCAGTTCACCGAAATGGTAGTGAACAAGACCAGCCCCCTGCTCTACCGCGTGCTGGGCATCTTTCTGCCGCTGATCACAACCAACTGCATCGTCCTGGGCGTCGCGCTGCTGAACGCCAACAAGACCGAATTCACCTTCATTACCGCCACGGCCAACGGTTTTGCCGCCGGCCTGGGCTTTTCGCTGGTACTGGTGCTGTTTGCCGCCATGCGTGAGCGCATCGCCATCGCCGATGTTCCCAAGTCGTTTCAGGGCGCGGCCATCGGCATGATCACGGCGGGGCTGATGTCACTCGCATTCATGGGCTTCAGTGGGTTGATCAAGCTATGA
- the ung gene encoding uracil-DNA glycosylase: MNQGDRVKLEDSWKTALRDEFEQPYMQALGDFLRREKASGKVIYPPGPLIFNALNSTPLEQVRVVILGQDPYHGPGQAHGLCFSVQPGVAPPPSLQNIFKELKRDLNLDIPRHGYLQHWADQGVLMLNTSLTVEQGLAGSHAKMGWQRLTDRIIELVSERRSNVVFMLWGAHAQSKAKLIDPTKHLLLKSVHPSPLSAHRGFIGNGHFSRANQFLRQQGLAPIDWALPAVV, from the coding sequence ATGAATCAGGGTGATCGCGTCAAACTCGAAGACAGCTGGAAAACCGCCTTGCGGGATGAATTCGAACAACCCTACATGCAGGCGCTGGGTGATTTTCTGCGCCGTGAGAAAGCATCCGGGAAGGTCATCTACCCGCCGGGGCCGTTGATTTTCAACGCGTTGAATTCGACGCCACTGGAGCAGGTGCGGGTGGTGATTCTGGGGCAGGATCCCTATCACGGTCCCGGACAGGCGCATGGCCTGTGCTTCTCCGTGCAGCCGGGCGTTGCGCCGCCGCCGTCGTTGCAGAACATCTTCAAGGAACTCAAGCGCGACCTGAATCTGGATATTCCCCGCCATGGCTACTTGCAGCATTGGGCGGATCAGGGGGTTCTGATGCTGAACACCTCGCTGACGGTCGAACAAGGACTGGCAGGGTCACACGCCAAGATGGGCTGGCAGCGGCTGACTGACAGGATCATCGAACTGGTCAGCGAGCGACGCTCGAACGTCGTGTTCATGCTCTGGGGCGCTCACGCGCAGAGCAAGGCCAAGCTGATCGATCCAACCAAGCACCTGTTGCTCAAGTCGGTTCATCCCTCGCCGCTGTCGGCGCATCGGGGATTCATCGGCAACGGGCATTTCAGTCGAGCCAACCAGTTCCTCCGGCAGCAAGGTTTGGCGCCGATCGACTGGGCATTGCCGGCCGTGGTGTAG